Proteins co-encoded in one Salvia splendens isolate huo1 chromosome 4, SspV2, whole genome shotgun sequence genomic window:
- the LOC121800931 gene encoding zinc finger MYM-type protein 1-like, which produces MAKTKLILVSLDNVSDVINNEYNVRLKASISCLRYLLGQGMVFRGHMEGEDSLNRGNFLELLKWLKAHNEVISKVTLENAPGNCQLTSPTIQKDIINCCAKETMKRIVDDLGDDYSAILADESSDVSQKEQLALCLSYVEKKKGKVVERFIGLVHVGDTTSLSLRSAIMTLLVEHSLSPSKIRGQGYDGASNMKGEIHGLKTLIMKDTPSAYYVHCFAHQLQLTLVAISKKNDDCSWLFETVSILLNVIGVSCKRNELLREVQA; this is translated from the coding sequence ATGGCAAAAACAAAATTGATTTTGGTTTCTTTAGATAATGTTAGTGATGTGATTAACAACGAATATAATGTTCGCTTGAAGGCTTCAATTTCTTGTTTACGTTACCTATTGGGACAAGGCATGGTATTTCGTGGTCACATGGAAGGTGAAGATTCCCTTAATAGGGGAAATTTTCTTGAACTTTTAAAATGGTTGAAGGCACATAATGAAGTTATTTCAAAAGTGACTTTGGAAAATGCCCCTGGAAATTGTCAATTGACATCTCCAACTATTCAAAAAGACATCATCAATTGTTGTGCTAAAGAAACAATGAAGAGAATTGTGGATGATCTTGGTGATGACTACTCTGCTATATTAGCCGATGAATCTAGTGATGTGTCCCAAAAGGAACAACTAGCTCTTTGTTTGAGCTatgttgaaaagaaaaagggaaaggTAGTTGAACGATTCATTGGTCTTGTGCATGTTGGTGATACTACATCTTTGTCTCTTAGAAGTGCAATTATGACTTTACTTGTTGAACATTCATTAAGCCCATCCAAGATTCGAGGGCAAGGATATGATGGGGCTAGTAACATGAAGGGTGAGATACATGGACTCAAGACTTTGATCATGAAAGATACTCCAAGCGCTTACTACGTACATTGCTTTGCCCACCAGCTTCAACTAACATTGGTAGCCATTTCAAAAAAGAACGATGATTGTAGTTGGCTTTTTGAAACTGTTAGTATTTTGTTGAATGTAATTGGAGTTTCTTGTAAGAGAAATGAATTGCTTCGCGAAGTTCAAGCATAA
- the LOC121800932 gene encoding uncharacterized protein LOC121800932, with protein sequence MIGKKDSVFDDKGKAQGILYLLESFDFVFMAQLMTTIFGYTNNLCLALQRRDQDIINAMRLATLTKDQLQKMREDGWEIHLNKVISICNKHGIVVPDMKAHYSPHGRSKRFVQQVSYLHHFRVDVFIKVIDLLLQELDNRFDEVNMELLRCMACFNPKDGFSSFDKEKVLKLATFYHSDFSNIDLMDLECQLDIFIGDMRSDEDFQNLRDISSLLVKLVETKRDVVYSRVVLLIKLILIILVATASVERVFSGMTFVKNKLRNRMGDQPLNDCLVTFIEKDVFLQVSDDDIVNRFEEMKTRRKIN encoded by the coding sequence ATGATTGGAAAGAAAGATTCCGTTTTCGATGATAAGGGAAAAGCTCAAGGCATTTTGTACTTACTAGAGTCATTTGATTTCGTGTTTATGGCACAACTAATGACTACTATATTTGGGTACACTAACAATTTGTGTCTTGCTTTgcaaagaagagatcaagacaTCATTAATGCTATGAGGCTTGCCACTTTAACCAAAGATCAACTACAGAAAATGAGGGAGGATGGATGGGAGATTCACTTGAACAAGGTAATCTCAATTTGCAATAAACATGGCATTGTTGTTCCAGATATGAAAGCTCACTATAGCCCTCATGGAAGATCAAAACGTTTTGTTCAACAAGTTTCATATCTTCATCATTTTCGTGTTGATGTGTTTATCAAAGTGATTGACTTATTACTTCAAGAACTTGATAATCGATTCGATGAAGTTAATATGGagttgctcagatgtatggctTGCTTCAATCCTAAAGATGGCTTCTCTTCTTTTGACAAGGAAAAGGTACTCAAACTTGCCACTTTTTATCATTCCGATTTTTCAAATATTGATTTGATGGACCTTGAGTGCCAACTTGATATATTCATTGGAGACATGAGAAGTGATGAAGACTTTCAGAATTTGCGAGATATTAGTTCTCTTTTGGTGAAGCTTGTTGAAACAAAAAGAGATGTGGTTTATTCGCGTGTGGTTTTGCTTatcaagttgattttgattattCTGGTTGCCACTGCAAGTGTAGAGAGAGTGTTTTCTGGAATGACGTTTGTGAAGAATAAGTTGAGAAATAGAATGGGTGATCAACCTTTGAACGATTGTTTGGTCACTTTCATTGAGAAAGATGTGTTTCTACAAGTATCCGATGATGATATAGTGAATCGTTTTGAAGAAATGAAGACTCgtcgaaaaataaattag